The window CGGGTGATGGGAGCTCCCTAGAACCAGCCGTTAGCTGCACACAGCTAGGTGCCGCAGTGACAGCCAACAGGCTAATTCGCCCAACGTGCTGCATCAACAGGcgcctgtaagtactgtaagtaagtacagtacatccaagtacataacggagtacgtaagtaagtactacgctgtacggagtacatgtacctagtaACCTAAGTAGTACACATCACACCACGAACGCACAGTAATATTCCTGTATTATcgtacggtgtacttgcggagtaagCACAAGTGCGAGTGGCATTGGTTCCTCCTACAGGATTTACTGTTGGCAGAGAACTTCTGtacaagttctccgtactacgGGAGGTACCTTTCAACCAGTGCGAGGGAAAGTCTCGCGACCGAGTCTCGCAGTCAGACATTCGACATCAGACATCCACCCCCTTGTCGAAACACCACGGCCGGGCTTCCAACTTTGCACCCAGCCGCCTGCACACACCAAGCTGCCTCTCTGCCACTGCCTCCGCCCTTAAGGACACGGACGGATaggcggcggcatcatgTCGGAGGAGCGAAGCAAGATATCGCTTCGCAGCGGCAAGCGAAAGGGTCGCCGCCCCGTCATCAGCTCACCGAAGCAGATCACGGGTCCCATTCCCCATTTTCCCGGTCAGGATGCCATTTCCAAGGCGGGCCTGATGGACGCGGGCCTGGTCGATCCAGTACCGAGGCCTCGTGTCCGTCAAGGACCGGCTCCCGGCGGTAAGACGTCGGACCTCGTCAAGAAGCGGTACTCGACGCGCTTCAACAACCCGCCGCGCGACTTCAGCGCGACGGCGCCTCCGCTGCCCGCCCTGCCCACGACggacaagtacgagtacgagtatgAGCAGAAGGAACGGCGGCTGCCACCGTCGCGGGCCGGAGCTGTTCCCCTACCAGACATCAAGGCCCTTCGCGACCCCAACCTCGTGCCGGACCAGttcgtctccgccgtccTGGGCAACGCGACCGAGGACCAGCTCTACGAGTTCGAGCAGGCCCTGCGGAAGCTCAAGAGTCGTGCGGCGGCCGACCTGCAGCAGAACTTGATGCAGAACCGGACCCAGTTCATCAAGATCagcaaggaggccgagaagctcAAGGACGAGATGCGCTCCCTCCGCAACCTCATGGCCGAGCTCAAGACCAACACGACGGCCCTGCGGGCCGCCTCGATGAAGGGCGATGACTTTTCCGCCGTTTCGGGACCcagctccgccgccgtcggcctgagCAAACGAGACAAGCGgagctccgtcgccgacaggAGCGCCCTCTGGAACTCGCAGGTGCAGGCTCTCTACAAGAACGTCGAAGGCTCGCAAAAGTTTCTGcccaacgccgccggccgacaCGTGGTGCAGAATGCGGGCCCCTGGATCGAGCTCGACAACGCGACCTACAAATCCCGCAGGGCGATGCAGATCTTCCTCCTCAACGaccatctcctcgtcgcctcgcgcAAGAAGCGCAAGGTCGATgcccccggcgccgacggccgaggccccctcgtcaagctcgtcgccgaccgcTGCTGGTCCCTCATGGacatcgacgtcgtcgacctgctcggcgccggggagtcgtcggccggccgcaaCAAGCTCGCGGACGCCATCATGGTCCGCTGCGGCGGGCAAGAGTCGTTCATCTACCGCACCGAAAAGGCCGATGACGTGGAGAAGAAGACGCTCCTTTTGAACGTccgcaaggccgtcgaggagctgcgcAAAGGGCTGCAGTCGGAGATGGAGGCCAACAACAAGACGCGCGAGACCATCAACTACTTTGCCTCGCGCGACCCGGGTCTGCTGCAGAGGACGGAGCTGCTGGAGACGCTGTCGAGCGTCAAGGACATGCTCATCGAGGTGGACGGGAAGCAGCACAATCTACGCtgggtcgagggcgagatggacgagctcgacatcGACGTCGCCCTCCAGCGGAtcgagccggccgtggcGCGGGTCGAGAAGCTCAAGGGTCTCGCCCGCAGCCTCAAGggcaacgccgtcgcccaaGACTTTATCAACTTCAAGGTGGACCAGAGGTCGTCCAAGCTGGCGGCCATCATCGTGAGCGACATCGAGATGACGCACAACGAGCAGAGCAGGACGAAGCGAAATGTCGGCTGGCTCACGAGGCTCGGCTTCGAGGACAAGGCCAGGGAAGCGTACATCGCCGGCCGGACCGCCATCATTCGCAGAAGGGCAAGGTATGTCTGCACGTGTCCCCGAAAGGGGACGGACGATGAGTCGCCCACTGACCCAATCAACCGGTAGACAATGCATATTCCAGGGAGACCTCGCCGTCTACATATGGCAGCTCTCGTTTGTCTACTTCACCATCATCCACAACACGGTCCGGTGCTTCCAGGCCTGCTTCCCGCAGCCCATCATGAGCGTCTGCGTCAAATGGGCGAGGGAACAGGTCGATGCCTTCAATCTCATCTTGGCGAGGCAGCTGAGCAGCACCCAACAAGGCGGCCCCGTCTGGACCTTGTGCATCGAAAGGGCCAAGGAGCATTCGAGGAAGCTGTCGGAAGTCGGCCTCGACTTCGAGGACCTTGTCGGACGGAGTCTCGAGCTGGaggctgccgccgaggcaTCGAGAGGTACGGTCAAGGCGACGGGGAAGGGAACGGGAAACGGGCCCGGAAAAGGGACCGGGAAGGAATCGGGGGCGGGGAAAGGGAAGGTGACGGGGAAGGTGACGGGGAAGGTGATGGGGAAGGTGACGGGAATGgtgacggggacggggacggggacggggacggggacggggacggggacgccTACGAGAACCGGGACGCCCATGAGAACGGAGACGCCCACGAGAACGGAGACGCCCACGAGAACGGAGACGCCCACGAGAACGGAGACGCTCGCAAGAACGGAGACGCCCACGAGAACGGAGACTCCCACGAGAACGGAGACGCCCGCTAGAACGGAGACTCCCACGAAACTGAACACGGCGACTGCTGCCGCTCGCCGAGTTAGGGAGCCATCACCGGCTGCCGTGGGACTGGGCCTTTCGTAGTAacgatgacgatgggcgCCGTGCGATGTGATGCAATGGCTCAACGATGGCCTTTGTCGCGCACGTGGAAGGAGGCAAGCAAAAATGGACGGAACGAGTTGTAGAGTGCGGCAATTCTGTGTCGCATCGATAAAGAATGACAACGCACGGGGGTGTACGGGCGACGGAGGGAGTCGGATGATACGCAATGATGATCATGATAATCCATAATGAATGTActcgagtacatgtacaactatgAGGGCACCAGCCACAGCTCTGCAGCCACAGAGCTGGCATCTTTACCTTCGTTCTCCATATTCCTCCAATCCGCCATGCaatgtacaagcacagtgtACTGCGGGTTGTACCCAGTACCAACAAATACGGGTGGGTACGAGGGATAGGTACCAGTAgtgtaccagtacatgtgcctcTAACGAGGTCCCAGCAGTCATGATGCCGAGGCCACGCGTGCCGCAACGGCCGCTCCCAGATACGCTGCGTTCGAGAGGGGGAAAAGAGCAGCATCGATGGGCACATGAGCATTGAAGCTCCATCGGACGTTTTCTGAATATATTTGACGGAATAGCATCATTTTTGTGCGCTCATGCAGCTGCGTACTCGGCTCAAACAACGCACACCCTGATTTCCTTGTGGTTCGCTCGTTTTCGTTGGCGCCACAGCGGCCAGCGCTGCAAGCTAGAGATTAAGCGAGGCTCCCCAGCAATCTCGACTGGGAGCAGGCGCCTAAACCTACCGGTCCTCTCCTGGTACTACGGggtacctggtacttgcctcctgctgcttctgGCTTCTGGTGCATCCAGCAGACGCAGAACGTAGAagcccccccctcccctttcgACCTTGGGACGACACCACCTCAGAATtagcatcatcatcacaAACCAGCatcgacccccccccccccccagcaaaccgccccccctcccttcACTTGTGGAAAAAAAAAGtgactacgacgacgacgacgacgacgcacagCACTagacgacgaaggcgacaAGCGAATCGGATCAAGCTCGGACTCTCGACATACATACCCTCCCTATCAGCTCACGGTCGAGCCACGTCCTCCCTTCCCTGCCTCTACCCCACCGATCGCGACACCAGCTGTGACGGCAACGTCATTTTTTTCTCCCCTACCGCCTTCTCCGCTCCCATctctcgacgtcggcgccgagctcgcggcaTCGCAACGCCATGGATACGAACATGGAGGACGTCGGAAGGGTGCCCACCGATGTGTCGCCAGTGCAGAACGAGCCGGCCCCGATCCccaccctcgacggctggATTGAGAGCTTGATGAACTGCAAGCAACTGCCCGAGTCAGACGTCCAGAGGCTCTGCGACAAGGTGCGTACTTTTCTCCCCGAGCCAGCATCCCTGTCatggaggatggatggatgctgTTGCTCCGTCCGTGTCGGTGTGGTCGATGCCCTCTGCTTCGATGCCCTCTGCTCGCTCGGTGGGAGCGGTTCGACGGCCTGTCATGGAAGAAGGGCCGTTCGCCTCGAAAGCATCACGCGCGAACGTGAAGCTTGACCATCCTCCGCCCTGTTCGTCCCGTGCTGATGAACGATGATGCTAGGCACGCGAAGTCCTCCAGGAAGAGTCCAACGTGCAGCCAGTGGTAGGTGATCCCCCCCAAAAGCAAGCTGGTCGTGCCGTGCCATGCCACGCCATGCCACGCCACGAATTTCTCGCTGACGTGCCCTGGTAGAAATGCCCCGTCACCGTCTGCGGCGACATCCACGGCCAATTTCACGACCTCATGGAGCTCTTCAAGATTGGCGGGCCCAACCCCGACACCAACTACCTCTTCATGGGTGCGTATTCATGCCGCCCTCCCCCGCATCCGCATCCGCAGCGGCATCCGGCACCACATATCCTTTGGCCTGGCACGCAACGCTAATAAGGGCGGGCCACCGTAGGCGACTACGTCGACCGAGGCTACTACTCGGTCGAAACCGTCACGCTCCTGGTCGCGCTCAAAATTCGATATCCCCAACGCATCACCATCCTGCGGGGCAACCACGAATCTCGGCAAATCACGCAGGTCTACGGCTTCTACGACGAGTGCCTGCGCAAGTACGGCAACGCGAACGTGTGGAAGTACTTCACCGACCTCTTCGACTACCTTCCCCTCACCGCCCTCATCGACAACCAGATCTTCTGTCTGCACGGTGGCCTGTCGCCGAGCATCGACACGCTCGATAACATCCGAGCCCTGGACCGGATCCAGGAGGTGCCCCACGAGGGCCCCATGTGCGACCTCCTCTGGTCCGACCCCGACGACCGTTGCGGCTGGGGCATCTCGCCCCGCGGAGCAGGCTACACCTTTGGCCAGGATATCTCCGAGGCCTTCAACCACAACAACGGTCTGACGCTGATCGCCAGAGCGCACCAGCTCGTCATGGAGGGCTACAATTGGTCTCAGGACCGGAACGTAGTGACCATCTTCTCCGGTGcgtcacctcgtcgccgccccccccgccgccgcgacgcgCGAACGCTGCTGACCAGTAGGCGCGAACAGCCCCCAACTACTGTTATCGGTGTGGCAACCAGGCGGCCATCATGGAGATTGACGAGCATCTGAAATACACCTTGTAAGTGGAACGGTtccgacgaagccgtcgtcgacctcgagcgcGTGTGCGCGCTGACCCGTATACAGCCTGCAATTCGACCCTTGCCCGCGAGCAGGCGAGCCCATGGTATCTAGACgtacgtcgacggcccagcCCCGGACCCCACGATGCACCGCTACAAGCAGAGGCTAACGACGATGCACAGGAACACCCGACTACTTCCTTTAATATTGCCAAACCTAGATGTTCAGATAACGTtgggcgaggacggaggcggTAGACGGATGGAACGGAGAGGGGAGGTGACACGGCGACTGTGTACAATTAATCTTGATGCCAACACACGGACACAGCACCCGATCCGGCGAGTCTATACGCACCGtgaggggaggaggaagtgagagacggcgaggggggGGTTCGGAGGGTTAGCACCGAGCACCGCGTGCATGTCTTGATGGGACTTTGCCGACGGGGCATTATAGAATCGGCAATGCGAGCGAGGGATAGGGGAAtaagaagaagaaaaggtGCGAACGGATGCTTCTCCCGGGGGCGTTGGCTGGCGTGATATCACGGACAGGGCTCGTCACGAACAGAACTCGGTTGGACGCTTCACATTTGGATGTGTGTAGGCCATGACAGACGATGCTGCATTTCGCTACGCTACGCGGCACGTACGTCGCATGTGTACATGGATGATGAGGAGCCAGGCCACTCATGGACTCCGATTGTTGAAGACAATATAACCGACATCAGCCGAGGCTCCCAACGGCACTACATTCCTTGACCCAGGCACCCATGGGTTCGTTCATTCGTTCAGTCATACACGTTCGTCCGCGCCATGCTCGTCGGTCCGATGCAAACTCGGATAGTTCGGCTCAGCGGTCGTTCGGGTGTCGGGAcggaagccgtcgtcgctgccggccaCCTTCTTCTCGGCTGTGACGTGGTCGGGGGCGAGGCGTGCGTAGTCGCCGGGCcggtcgctgccgtcggggATCCAGAAGCGACGGTCGAAGCGGAAGAAGAGGTAGGCGTAaatgacgacgacctcgatgGTGTAGTTGACGCAGTAGTAGGCGGCCTTGTGGTGAAACCAGGCAGGGTCGTTGGCAGGGCGGCGGATgtaggcgacggcggcacggaaggcggcgccgaagcaCAGCAGGGCGGTGgtggagaggacgaggaggatctTGGTGCGCAtgctgccggtgccgaagccgtcgacgggctccTTTCGGGGCAGCagaagggcgaggagggtgaTGGGGAGCGGGAGAaaggcgaggacggcgaggaaggtgACGGCGAAGAGCTGAACGTCACggatgcggccgagggctTCTGGGTCGAGGGTGTAGAAGCTgcagacgagggcgacgatgaccatgacgaggcaggcggcgacggcagcgtaGAGCAGCTTGAAGGCGAGCCGCAGGGGCCGACTCCAGCCGAGGGTGGGCTGGTGGGCACGCAAGAGGCgctgggcgaggatgagattgacgacgaagaggaggaggacgccggcgttggcgaagacggaggcggcgatggcgatgctcGGGTTGGACGGGTAGCAGGCCCAGACGATGCGGAGGAtgttggcgacgatgcgggCCATGGAGAAGCCGAAGAGGACGCCGGAGAGGAGGAACTTGCGGCCGCGACGGTTGTTGCGCTGCAGGACCGTCatgtgggcggcggcggagatggcgaagaggagcaggaagacggaggagagggggaCATCGACGGTGGTGGTTGGTCGACCGCCGAGTGCGGCGCCCTGGGGCGGGTAGGGAGGTCCCTGCTTGGCGGTCGGTCCATGTTAGTCAAAAGCCTGTGAGTGACGCGGCAAGGGGGCGAACGATCAAGAAGAGACGAGGAAAAGGATGGGGTCTGGGGAAGCGgtgggtggaggaggaggggaggaggaggaggaggggaagaggaggaggagaaagtggtggtggtggtggtggtggtggtggtggtgacgagggcAACGGGTTATCGAGgacgtacctgtacatgctgCAAGCTCGttgtcggcgccgcggcggcggcggcagctgtGGTGGCAGACATGGCCTCGGGCATACAATGTAAATTATTATACGTTATTTCCGCCGAGCTTTCATGTAGTCATCGTCTTTGTCGtttgtcgttgtcgttgtcgttgtcggCGCCGTTGCGGTCGGCGTCACGTGGAGACTTGCTGAACTGGCGGACTGGTCATGTATTGTCCAAGGCGATGATGGAGGGTAATAGCTGGCAACCAGCAGCACGAACGCTTTGTCCCACTTGCTCGTAAGAAGAATTTCGACTGCCGGATGTTTTCTCGCTGTTCGGACACGCAAAAGGTGGTggggg of the Drechmeria coniospora strain ARSEF 6962 chromosome 01, whole genome shotgun sequence genome contains:
- a CDS encoding hypothetical protein (related to EXO84 protein, component of non-clathrin vesicle coat), whose product is MSEERSKISLRSGKRKGRRPVISSPKQITGPIPHFPGQDAISKAGLMDAGLVDPVPRPRVRQGPAPGGKTSDLVKKRYSTRFNNPPRDFSATAPPLPALPTTDKYEYEYEQKERRLPPSRAGAVPLPDIKALRDPNLVPDQFVSAVLGNATEDQLYEFEQALRKLKSRAAADLQQNLMQNRTQFIKISKEAEKLKDEMRSLRNLMAELKTNTTALRAASMKGDDFSAVSGPSSAAVGLSKRDKRSSVADRSALWNSQVQALYKNVEGSQKFLPNAAGRHVVQNAGPWIELDNATYKSRRAMQIFLLNDHLLVASRKKRKVDAPGADGRGPLVKLVADRCWSLMDIDVVDLLGAGESSAGRNKLADAIMVRCGGQESFIYRTEKADDVEKKTLLLNVRKAVEELRKGLQSEMEANNKTRETINYFASRDPGLLQRTELLETLSSVKDMLIEVDGKQHNLRWVEGEMDELDIDVALQRIEPAVARVEKLKGLARSLKGNAVAQDFINFKVDQRSSKLAAIIVSDIEMTHNEQSRTKRNVGWLTRLGFEDKAREAYIAGRTAIIRRRARQCIFQGDLAVYIWQLSFVYFTIIHNTVRCFQACFPQPIMSVCVKWAREQVDAFNLILARQLSSTQQGGPVWTLCIERAKEHSRKLSEVGLDFEDLVGRSLELEAAAEASRGTVKATGKGTGNGPGKGTGKESGAGKGKVTGKVTGKVMGKNRDAHENGDAHENGDAHENGDAHENGDARKNGDAHENGDSHENGDAR
- a CDS encoding calcineurin-like phosphoesterase yields the protein MDTNMEDVGRVPTDVSPVQNEPAPIPTLDGWIESLMNCKQLPESDVQRLCDKAREVLQEESNVQPVKCPVTVCGDIHGQFHDLMELFKIGGPNPDTNYLFMGDYVDRGYYSVETVTLLVALKIRYPQRITILRGNHESRQITQVYGFYDECLRKYGNANVWKYFTDLFDYLPLTALIDNQIFCLHGGLSPSIDTLDNIRALDRIQEVPHEGPMCDLLWSDPDDRCGWGISPRGAGYTFGQDISEAFNHNNGLTLIARAHQLVMEGYNWSQDRNVVTIFSAPNYCYRCGNQAAIMEIDEHLKYTFLQFDPCPRAGEPMVSRRTPDYFL